Proteins co-encoded in one Setaria viridis chromosome 9, Setaria_viridis_v4.0, whole genome shotgun sequence genomic window:
- the LOC117836820 gene encoding uncharacterized protein — MGNCQAAEVATVLIQHPGGGRTERAYWALSAGAVMAANPGHYVAAVIATTQPAAAGDASGSAPVKHLKLLRPDDTLLLGRVYRLVSFEEVLREFASKRHVKLSRVTIRAKDEDEEAKPAANHRRRRARVDSRGAGAGERKESDRSLAKVMRQTEEVEPEPEQDPSSSDPSVTKHGHTDAAADLDAELDALLPHEALLGRRAARQWRPALQSIAEG; from the exons ATGGGCAACTGccaggcggcggaggtggcgacgGTGCTGATCCAGCAcccgggcggcggccgcacgGAGCGCGCCTACTGGGCGCTCTCGGCCGGCGCCGTCATGGCGGCCAACCCGggccactacgtcgccgccgtcATCGCCACCACGcagccggccgcggccggggacgCCTCGGGGTCCGCGCCCGTCAAGCACCTCAAGCTGCTCCGCCCCGACGACACGCTCCTGCTCGGCCGCGTCTACCGCCTCGTCAGCTTCGAAG AGGTGCTGAGGGAGTTCGCGTCGAAGCGGCACGTCAAGCTGAGCCGCGTCACGATCAGGGccaaggacgaggacgaggaagcGAAGCCAGCGGCCAatcaccgccgccggcgtgccaGAGTCGACAgccgcggcgccggggccggcgaGCGCAAGGAATCCGACCGGTCACTGGCCAAG GTCATGCGCCagacggaggaggtggagccagAGCCGGAGCAAGACCCGTCGTCGTCCGACCCCAGCGTCACCAAACACGGCCACACCGACGCGGCggccgacctcgacgccgagcTGGACGCGCTGCTGCCGCACGAGGCGCTgctcggccgccgcgccgcccggcaaTGGAGGCCCGCGCTGCAGAGCATCGCCGAAGGGTGA
- the LOC117840154 gene encoding heptahelical transmembrane protein 4 gives MASTVTLEKTTTVQSGDTGVGSPKTVLRSPLLMKGRKVGDGGGEDATDNCCGHRCELISYDKLPEFLKHNEFIVDYYRSEWPVKEALLSAFSIHNETINVWTHLIGFFVFLALTVCAATMVPMEYEVSHTPLAASTGLDNITGNAMVLRSYSADGAAVVAMKALRSNVSVETELAAALSPPAGHRVARWPFYAYLCGAMFCLLMSSACHLLACHSEHASYVLLRLDYAGITGLIVSSFYPLVYYTFLCDPLYQALYLGFITASGAAAVVVSLLPVFERPELRWARAGLFACMGMSGLVPIVHKMLVFGDRPEAVLTTGYEMAMGAAYLAGVVVYATRVPERWMPGRFDLAGHSHQLFHVLVIAGAYAHYLAGLVYLSWRDMEGC, from the exons ATGGCTTCCACGGTGACGCTGGAGAAGACGACCACCGTCCAGAGTGGTGACACGGGTGTTGGGTCGCCCAAGACCGTGTTGAGGTCTCCTCTCCTCATGAAGGGGCGGaaggtcggcgacggcggcggcgaggacgccaCGGACAACTGCTGCGGGCACAGGTGCGAGCTCATCAGCTACGACAAGCTCCCGGAGTTCCTCAAGCACAACGAGTTCATCGTCGACTACTACCGCAGCGAGTGGCCGGTGAAGGAGGCGCTCCTCAGCGCCTTCTCCATCCACAACGAGACCATCAACGTCTGGAC GCATCTGATCGgcttcttcgtcttcctcgcGCTCACCGTGTGCGCCGCCACGATGGTCCCGATGGAGTACGAGGTCTCTCACACTCCCCTGGCGGCGTCCACGGGACTAGACAACATCACCGGCAACGCGATGGTGCTGAGGAGCTACAGCGCCGACGGAGCGGCCGTCGTGGCAATGAAGGCGCTGCGGAGCAACGTGTCCGTCGAaaccgagctcgccgccgcgctgtcGCCGCCCGCGGGGCACCGCGTCGCGCGGTGGCCGTTCTACGCGTACCTGTGCGGCGCCATGTTCTGCCTGCTGATGAGCAGCGCGTGCCACCTCCTGGCCTGCCACTCGGAGCACGCCAGCTACGTGCTCCTCCGCCTCGACTACGCCGGCATCACGGGGCTCATCGTCAGCTCCTTCTACCCGCTCGTCTACTACACCTTCCTCTGCGACCCTCTCTACCAGGCGCTCTACCTCGGCTTCATCaccgcctccggcgccgccgccgtggtggtgtCCCTGCTCCCCGTGTTCGAGAGGCCCGAGCTGCGGTGGGCGCGCGCGGGGCTGTTCGCGTGCATGGGCATGTCGGGCCTGGTTCCCATCGTGCACAAGATGCTCGTGTTCGGGGACCGGCCGGAGGCCGTGCTCACGACGGGGTACGAGATGGCCATGGGCGCCGCGTACCTGGCCGGCGTGGTGGTGTACGCCACCAGGGTCCCCGAGCGCTGGATGCCCGGTCGGTTCGACCTCGCCGGACACAGCCACCAGCTGTTCCACGTGCTCGTCATCGCCGGCGCCTACGCGCACTACCTCGCCGGCCTGGTATACCTCAGCTGGAGGGACATGGAAGGGTGCTGA
- the LOC117836610 gene encoding uncharacterized protein, whose protein sequence is MDEELAMAMAAAASSECSSGCQSGWTTYLDDHSSSYSYGTARFHGKAGQPYYCDYSEEDDLSMISDASSGPRQQSSAGNDVEGGGGAAARANAERRGRREEAAAVARRQSKRAAAASLLEDTASSPAFFGYSKAMGSAEANGYGGADAPMMEIANAADFSYAFSTTTGFKSPLNGTALGGYMQMQYSPAPVNPMPTRQVSRGAPEKKRW, encoded by the exons atggACGAGGAgctggcgatggcgatggcggcggcggcgagctccgaGTGCAGCAGCGGCTGCCAGTCTGGCTGGACCACCTACCTCGACGACCACTCCTCCTCCTACTCCTACGGCACCGCGCGGTTCCACGGCAAGGCGGGGCAGCCGTACTACTGCGACTACTCGGAGGAGGACGACCTGTCCATGATCTCTGACGCCTCCTCCGGCCCGCGCCAGCAGAGCTCCGCCGGCAACGAcgtcgaaggcggcggcggcgccgcagcACGCGCCAAtgcggagaggagagggaggcgggaggaggccgccgcggtggcgagGCGGCAGAGCaagagggccgccgccgcgtccctgCTCGAGGACACGGCCAGCTCGCCGGCCTTCTTCGGCTACTCCAAG GCGATGGGCTCGGCAGAGGCCAATGGCTATGGCGGCGCCGACGCCCCGATGATGGAGATCGCCAATGCTGCAGACTTCTCCTACGCCTTCTCCACCACGACGGGCTTCAAG TCTCCCTTAAATGGAACTGCTCTGGGCGGCTACATGCAAATGCAGTACTCCCCGGCTCCTGTCAATCCGATGCCCACGAGACAG GTGAGCAGAGGTGCGCcggagaagaagaggtggtGA